In Aspergillus chevalieri M1 DNA, chromosome 7, nearly complete sequence, the sequence GAAATCGCCAACAAGCTGCAAGCAGCAGCATTAAAACTCACCACAGCCATTCCATTGTTGGCTGGCAAAGTCATCAACCAAGGTAGAGGCCCTGGCAACTCTGGTCATTTCAAGGCCGTCCCTTGTTCCCTATGGACTTCACCAAACACAATTGTGCGGTTCAAAGACTGTTCTGATGTCTGTCCTTCCCATGATGAACTCGTCAAAGCTAAAGGCCCAGTTACAATGCTGGGTGGTGATATTCTCTGTCCACGAAAGGCTTTTCCAGCGAGCTATGAGGAGACAGACTCTGACCCGGCACCAGTGGTAGCCATACAAGCGAATTTTATCAAGGGAGGTCTTCTCCTTGACTGCGCTGCTCAGCACAACATGATAGACATGAGTGGAATCGAGCAAGTGCTGCGACTTCTCGCTACGCTCATGCGTGGAGAGGAAATCCCACCGTTAGCGATTGAGCAGGGCAACCGGGATCGCAGGAATATGATCCCACTTCTAAAATCCACTGAACCATTACGGGATCATAGTCACCTACGCCGTGCCAAACCAGGGGAGAAGCAAACCGCTCTTGTTGAGCCTGATTCTCCCTATCGATGGTGTAACTTTCGCTTCTCGTCCGCGAGTCAAGCCCGACTGAAGGCGCTGGCCTCAAAACCTTCAGAGCACAACAGTGCAGTTTCCTTCATCTCTACCAATGAT encodes:
- a CDS encoding uncharacterized protein (COG:S;~EggNog:ENOG410PNTZ;~InterPro:IPR023213,IPR003480;~PFAM:PF02458;~antiSMASH:Cluster_7.2;~go_function: GO:0016747 - transferase activity, transferring acyl groups other than amino-acyl groups [Evidence IEA]); this translates as MCDFSRYQDVIGQLPLLKSYSHLCLSFPIEDSSPRDEIANKLQAAALKLTTAIPLLAGKVINQGRGPGNSGHFKAVPCSLWTSPNTIVRFKDCSDVCPSHDELVKAKGPVTMLGGDILCPRKAFPASYEETDSDPAPVVAIQANFIKGGLLLDCAAQHNMIDMSGIEQVLRLLATLMRGEEIPPLAIEQGNRDRRNMIPLLKSTEPLRDHSHLRRAKPGEKQTALVEPDSPYRWCNFRFSSASQARLKALASKPSEHNSAVSFISTNDALSAFCWQRIITARQHRRRSPTTISKFCRAVDCRRALGVPKEYMGHMVQIATSYLTFQELETLPLAAVASVLRESVNDVNNEYTVRSWTTLIANEPDKSTIVFGGKFNPDTDVGSSSWAHVNLCREEFGTLGKPSLIRRPNFIPLRSDVYFLPHTEAGDIDALVCVNELDFEALTVDGEWNTYTEYIG